In the genome of Salinispirillum sp. LH 10-3-1, one region contains:
- a CDS encoding YcnI family protein yields the protein MKFLLSTFSALTALCLSSLAAAHVTLQVREAPAGSTYRAVLQVPHGCAGEATEVLRVRIPDGMRNVKPMPKAGWELVIIEEELAEPYTNHGNLITSRVAEVQWRGGNLADAHYDEFILRGSLPNTPNSTLLFPTVQECASGAERWIESETGGRYPAPRLQLR from the coding sequence ATGAAATTTTTGCTCTCAACGTTTTCTGCCTTAACCGCTTTATGCTTATCATCGTTGGCCGCAGCCCACGTGACATTGCAAGTACGAGAAGCGCCCGCGGGCTCAACGTATCGAGCCGTCCTACAAGTACCGCACGGCTGTGCGGGCGAAGCCACCGAGGTGCTTCGGGTACGCATTCCAGACGGCATGCGCAACGTCAAACCCATGCCAAAAGCCGGCTGGGAATTGGTGATCATTGAAGAAGAGTTAGCCGAACCCTACACCAACCACGGCAACCTGATTACTTCACGCGTGGCCGAAGTGCAGTGGCGTGGCGGTAACCTGGCGGACGCTCATTACGACGAGTTCATTCTGCGCGGCAGTCTGCCCAACACACCGAACAGCACCCTGTTGTTTCCCACCGTACAAGAATGCGCCTCCGGGGCCGAGCGTTGGATAGAAAGTGAAACCGGCGGTCGCTACCCAGCACCTCGCCTGCAACTGCGCTAA